The sequence CATTATTGAATGCGATATTGACCTGACCAAAGACAGCGTTATGGTGATGATGCATGATGCCACGCTCGACCGCACAACGACCGGTACAGGCAAACTGATCGACAAAACCTACGCCGAGCTAGCCCAGTATCGACTGGAAGACAACTTGGGGAACGCAACGCCATACAAAATTCCTACGCTGGAAGAAGTACTCAATTGGGGAAAAGGGAAGGTTGCGTTTACGCTCGATGTCAAACGCAATGTGTCCTTTGAAAAGGTCATAAATATGGTTCGCAAAACCGGGATGGCCGATTATGCGGCTGTAATCACCTACAATGCCCAGGATGCGGCCAGGCTCAATAAGCTCGATCCGAATTTAATGATTTCGGTCACGATCCGGAATCACGCAGAATATGATCGGCTTCATGAACTGGGTATTCCTGACAATCGGATGGTTGCCTTCGTTGGCGTTAAAGAACCTGAACTTGAGCTGTATCAATTTCTGCATCAAAAAGGTATAGCCTGCATTCTGGGCACCCTCGGAAACCTGGACAAACAGGCTGCGGCCAAAGGTGATCAGGCCTATAAAAAATTCGCCGAAAACGGGGCCGACATTATGTCTACAGATCGGCCACTGGAAGTTTGGCAAGCCGTGAAATGAACAGCTAAACCAATCAAAACTGCTGGCAACGGCGTTGTCGTTTGAGGTTGCGATTCTTGCCACCAAACTGAAAAAGGGAATCAAAGCCATACCAGATGCTTATTTCGTGGGCTCCACCTGTCGCATACCGCATGGATGACAGAGTCACATCATAACTGTACTGAACCATCAGTTGATCGAACTGAAAGGCGATGATACCTACCAGCGCGTCGCTCTGAAAGGTTGTTTGCCCTATTTTTCGAAGCGGAATGCCCCTATACCAGAGTCCCAGCATCAAGGGTGAATAAATGAGGTTCAGCCCAACATCCAATTGCAGATTGTTTCCCTGTTGGCGCAGATAACCTGTCAGGCCAATGGATTGGTCTCGGTTTTGCTGATGCGCGTATCCTTTATTCCAGACCCGCCCCTCAAATGGCAATTTGATACCGGCCATACCACTAATTCGCTGACCCAGCCAATCGCCCCGAAGCTGCGAGCGTCCAATGTGATTGACCGTAAGCCCGGCCCAGTACGATGCCAGATTATCGCCAAGTTCGTGTTCAAACAGGAGGCCACCCGTAAAATCGACACTTTTCCGCGTAAACGTCCCCTGCGATAACGGGTCATTACTCACTTGATTAACCAGCCCTCCCAATGCATACTGATCGGCAAACGACATACCACCCGGATTGATCTGGTTACCAATGTAAGCGGCCTGTAACCCAAAAATCAGTCGGGCTTCCCGATCAGAATCCTGCATCAGTGGCACCATATACGATGCCTGACCGCTAACCTGGGTGGTTTGAAAAGCACTCCCCTGCCAATCACCGATAAGTTGAA comes from Spirosoma aureum and encodes:
- a CDS encoding glycerophosphodiester phosphodiesterase family protein, with amino-acid sequence MTTKYILLFGLGFSLATCSPATYTKIPTGGGPTFFSYKSNNGPAKISAHRGGGDLKGYPENCIESFAFLAKKLPVIIECDIDLTKDSVMVMMHDATLDRTTTGTGKLIDKTYAELAQYRLEDNLGNATPYKIPTLEEVLNWGKGKVAFTLDVKRNVSFEKVINMVRKTGMADYAAVITYNAQDAARLNKLDPNLMISVTIRNHAEYDRLHELGIPDNRMVAFVGVKEPELELYQFLHQKGIACILGTLGNLDKQAAAKGDQAYKKFAENGADIMSTDRPLEVWQAVK
- a CDS encoding PorP/SprF family type IX secretion system membrane protein, translated to MPLFLRNVVLSALLVCWSILSYAQDPQFSQFYANPIYHNPAFAGGAGSARLIANYRSQWPALPASYHTAAFSFDSYDEDHRLGAGVQLIGDWQGSAFQTTQVSGQASYMVPLMQDSDREARLIFGLQAAYIGNQINPGGMSFADQYALGGLVNQVSNDPLSQGTFTRKSVDFTGGLLFEHELGDNLASYWAGLTVNHIGRSQLRGDWLGQRISGMAGIKLPFEGRVWNKGYAHQQNRDQSIGLTGYLRQQGNNLQLDVGLNLIYSPLMLGLWYRGIPLRKIGQTTFQSDALVGIIAFQFDQLMVQYSYDVTLSSMRYATGGAHEISIWYGFDSLFQFGGKNRNLKRQRRCQQF